The stretch of DNA GACTAGAAGACTCACCTTGCGTGCTGCGTCAGCGGGCCGCTAGGGACATCTAGCTGACTGAGCCTGTCGGTGACGTGTCTGTGCGAGCACCGGGGCTGAGAAAAGCGACAGCGCAGACTGCACCCGGAGAAGACCTGGTTCGACGCTCGAGGACGCGGGTTCGATTCCCGCCAGCTCCACCAGGGCATGTTCCCAAAAGGGAACCGCCACTGTTCCCGAAAGCCTCTTGAGACGAAGGCCCAGGCACCAGATCTGGTGCCCGGGCCTTTGCATGCCTACTCCGCCGTTCGTGCCACCAGCGAAGTCGATTGGTATGCCGCGGGGTGCTTTCCTTCCCTGCCCGCTGGACGGCAGATGCACCCTTCAGCCCCGCCCGTTGTCCAGTGGGGCTAGAGGGTGGTGCGCGCGTGTCTTCCGACGGAGTGTGAACCTGTCAGCGGCGCGGGACCGGGTCAGGGACCGACTGGAGCGCGCGGTCGCTCCCGGTGGGCGCCGACCCGGCCGCGGCGGCCGTTGGGGCAACCCGTCGCGCACAGGAGTCGTATGTGCCAGCGGACCGTTTCGACGATGGGGTACGGCTACGCTCCGGAGGGGCCCATCGTTGCCGTAGCCGGCGGCCGACAAGTCGTGTGTCAGATCTGGTGAGCCGTTGGCAGTGATCTCGCGTCAGCACGACAACCAGCACGGCATCGACGTGGCCGGCTATCGGTCATGGGCGGGTCGCAGCGACGAGGAAGATCCGTGAGCTCCTTGGACACGAGCGGCGTTGTCGTACATGTACAGGTTGTGAGCAAACAACTACTCCGAGGAGAGCTGCATGGACGCTGACCTCGACACAAGACTGGACGAGCTGATCGGGACCTCGTCGCCGCTGAGCGCCCACCGCACTCCTGAGCTGGATGCGCTCCTGGATGAGCTGGTGGCTTCCGCGACGCCCGCCTCGTCGGCCGCATTCAAACCCGGCAGCCGCGAGCGACGCCGCCGCATCGGCCTCGTGGCAGCGAGCGTTGTGGCTATCGCCGGCGTCGGCATCGGAGGCGCTGCCGCGTCGGGGATCCTGAGCCCGTCGCCATCGACGTCATCGTGGTTCACAGAGGACGGCGTGGTTCACCTTCCGATCGTCCTATCACCGACGAAGACCTGTCAGGTCACCTTCGCTCCGGTTCCTCGCGAGGCCTCTGCGACCTCGCTCGACAAGTGGGACCAGACGTTGTCGGCGGCGCACACGTTCATGAAGAGTGTCGACGCAGAGGAGCTCTCGGTGCCTGCGGCTGTCACTGCGTATCGCGCCTCGGTTCCGACTGAGCAGCTTGAGGGCCAGAGCGCGGCGACAGTCAGCATCACTGCGGTCGGCGCTGAGCTTGCGGGCCGGATGCAAGCAGCCCTGACGGCACAGGGACTACCGGCGGACGCCATCTCGGTTGCAACGTTCTCGAAGTGCGGAAGCAACGACAGTGAGTGAGCGTGCCGGCACGATCGCGGATGATGCTGCTCGCGCAACGCTGCGAGAGCACGCCAACGATCTCCTGTCCTACCTGCAACGGCGCGTGCATGCTCGCGAGGACGCTGCGGATCTGCTCGGCGAGACGCTCCTCCAAGCGTGGAAGCGCATCGATTCGATGCCGGTTGAGCCTGAGCGTCAACGGATGTGGCTCTTCACGATCGCCGCGAAAGTGCTCGCGAACTTCCACCGGTCCAAGGTCCGAAGGCTGGCTCTCAGTGACAGACTCCGCGACCACCTGACCAGGTCGGGATCAACGCCCGACCACTCCGATGCCCACGCGATCCGGGACGCGGTTCTCAGGCTGCAGGCCGCCCACCGCGAGTTGGTGATGCTCGTGCACTGGGACGGATTCACCATCCTGGAGGCGGCACAGCTTCTGGATGTGAATCCGTCGACTGCGCGTAGCCGTTATGCGGCCGCGAAGGCTGCCTTGCGCGACGCGCTCGCCGAAGAGGTGTGCTCCTAGGAACGGATCGTGGCGCAGCGCGGGTGATACGCATCCGGGCCGGCCTCGTTCGACCGTCCAGCAGATGCCCCTTCAGAAGATCCCGGCGATCGCCTCGCCGACG from Nocardioides sp. BP30 encodes:
- a CDS encoding RNA polymerase sigma factor, producing MSERAGTIADDAARATLREHANDLLSYLQRRVHAREDAADLLGETLLQAWKRIDSMPVEPERQRMWLFTIAAKVLANFHRSKVRRLALSDRLRDHLTRSGSTPDHSDAHAIRDAVLRLQAAHRELVMLVHWDGFTILEAAQLLDVNPSTARSRYAAAKAALRDALAEEVCS